In a genomic window of Lycium ferocissimum isolate CSIRO_LF1 chromosome 9, AGI_CSIRO_Lferr_CH_V1, whole genome shotgun sequence:
- the LOC132029516 gene encoding putative L-ascorbate peroxidase 6 isoform X1, whose amino-acid sequence MRNTVGVDRWLLTTNFYFPLKFTPTSHFGIRASSTTNASKESVSCKSLSCGRRSLLSMTTLSLVMPCDTVNNTLAAADESFRLMEEIRKVLSKGKAAGVLRLVFHDAGTFEIDEKVGGMNGSIVFELDRPENKGLKKSLKILEKAKSQIDLVQPVSWADIIALAGAEAVSLCGGPSIPIQLGRIDSLLPDPEGQLPEESLDATSLKQCFERKGFSTQELVALSGAHTLGSKGFGNPIVFDNAYFKILMEKPWLSSAGMTSMVGLPSDRALVEDDECVRWISKYAEDQSLFFEDFKNAYTKLVDTGATWKKSL is encoded by the exons ATGAGGAATACCGTGGGCGTCGACCGTTGGCTTCTCACTACCAACTTCTACTTTCCCCTCAAATTCACTCCAACATCCCATTTTGGCATTCGAGCTTCCTCCACTACCAACGCTTCAA AGGAAAGTGTTAGTTGCAAGTCGTTATCATGTGGAAGGAGAAGTTTACTATCTATGACTACTTTGTCTCTTGTTATGCCCTGTGATACAGTTAACAATACCCTTGCAGCTGCTGA tgAGAGTTTTCGCTTAATGGAAGAGATCAGGAAGGTATTATCCAAGGGCAAGGCTGCTGGAGTACTTCGCCTCGTCTTCCATGATGCAGGAACTTTTGAAATTGATGAGAAAGTTG GGGGTATGAATGGATCTATAGTTTTTGAACTTGACAGACCCGAAAACAAAGGCCTTAAGAAATCTCTGAAG ATTCTGGAGAAAGCAAAGAGTCAAATAGATCTTGTGCAACCAG TCTCCTGGGCTGATATAATAGCTTTGGCTGGAGCTGAAGCTGTTTCATTATGTGGTGGACCTAGCATCCCCATTCAGTTGGGAAGAATTGATTCACT GTTGCCTGATCCTGAAGGACAACTTCCTGAAGAATCACTAGATGCCACTAGCTTGAAGCAatgttttgaaagaaaaggcTTCTC AACTCAGGAACTTGTTGCCTTGTCCGGCGCGCATACTCTCGGAAGTAAAGGGTTTGGGAATCCAATTGTCTTTGATAATGCATACTTCAAGATACTCATGGAGAAGCCATGGTTGTCCTCAG CCGGCATGACTAGTATGGTTGGACTTCCCTCTGATAGGGCACttgttgaagatgatgaatgtGTAAG ATGGATATCAAAGTATGCTGAGGACCAGAGTTTATTTTTTGAAGATTTCAAGAATGCCTATACCAAACTTGTCGACACTGGTGCAACTTGGAAAAAATCATTGTAG
- the LOC132029516 gene encoding putative L-ascorbate peroxidase 6 isoform X2, translated as MRNTVGVDRWLLTTNFYFPLKFTPTSHFGIRASSTTNASKESVSCKSLSCGRRSLLSMTTLSLVMPCDTVNNTLAAADESFRLMEEIRKVLSKGKAAGVLRLVFHDAGTFEIDEKVGGMNGSIVFELDRPENKGLKKSLKILEKAKSQIDLVQPALAGAEAVSLCGGPSIPIQLGRIDSLLPDPEGQLPEESLDATSLKQCFERKGFSTQELVALSGAHTLGSKGFGNPIVFDNAYFKILMEKPWLSSAGMTSMVGLPSDRALVEDDECVRWISKYAEDQSLFFEDFKNAYTKLVDTGATWKKSL; from the exons ATGAGGAATACCGTGGGCGTCGACCGTTGGCTTCTCACTACCAACTTCTACTTTCCCCTCAAATTCACTCCAACATCCCATTTTGGCATTCGAGCTTCCTCCACTACCAACGCTTCAA AGGAAAGTGTTAGTTGCAAGTCGTTATCATGTGGAAGGAGAAGTTTACTATCTATGACTACTTTGTCTCTTGTTATGCCCTGTGATACAGTTAACAATACCCTTGCAGCTGCTGA tgAGAGTTTTCGCTTAATGGAAGAGATCAGGAAGGTATTATCCAAGGGCAAGGCTGCTGGAGTACTTCGCCTCGTCTTCCATGATGCAGGAACTTTTGAAATTGATGAGAAAGTTG GGGGTATGAATGGATCTATAGTTTTTGAACTTGACAGACCCGAAAACAAAGGCCTTAAGAAATCTCTGAAG ATTCTGGAGAAAGCAAAGAGTCAAATAGATCTTGTGCAACCAG CTTTGGCTGGAGCTGAAGCTGTTTCATTATGTGGTGGACCTAGCATCCCCATTCAGTTGGGAAGAATTGATTCACT GTTGCCTGATCCTGAAGGACAACTTCCTGAAGAATCACTAGATGCCACTAGCTTGAAGCAatgttttgaaagaaaaggcTTCTC AACTCAGGAACTTGTTGCCTTGTCCGGCGCGCATACTCTCGGAAGTAAAGGGTTTGGGAATCCAATTGTCTTTGATAATGCATACTTCAAGATACTCATGGAGAAGCCATGGTTGTCCTCAG CCGGCATGACTAGTATGGTTGGACTTCCCTCTGATAGGGCACttgttgaagatgatgaatgtGTAAG ATGGATATCAAAGTATGCTGAGGACCAGAGTTTATTTTTTGAAGATTTCAAGAATGCCTATACCAAACTTGTCGACACTGGTGCAACTTGGAAAAAATCATTGTAG
- the LOC132029515 gene encoding calmodulin calcium-dependent NAD kinase-like isoform X1 yields the protein MGNAMASSKPSYTHILVASSIGIILAAAVHYRLKKIRDQKIVPHTKVTNTGQIIRFESFSHYVARQMGFGDKRECPHLCKLAAEYIRKSEGCEEDIYNFFSNEPDADSLFIKLVEEFERCILSYFAFHWTHASHMISQILSADHAEPRKKLKNIVMAATREQRFERVTKNLKVARVFTTLVEEMKAIGLVSADDSQCTDVMVPMAHKDRSPVLLFMGGGMGAGKSTVLKDILKEPFWAGAAANAVVIEADAFKESDVIYKALSSRGHHNDMLQTAELVHQSSTDAASSLLVTALNEGRDVIMDGTLSWIPFVVQTITMARNVHRRRYRMGVGYKVEDDGTVTESYWEQLNEEQEATDGNRKRRPYRIELVGVVCDAYLAVIRGIRRAIMCRRAVRVNSQLKSHKRFASAFHTYCQLVDNARLYSTNALEGPPKLIGWKEKERTLLVDPDEINVLQMVGRLNDGANSIYELYKNPHPAFQAGSVWKDIVLSPSRLNIQKELKYSIQKVERMRG from the exons ATGGGAAATGCCATGGCTTCTTCAAAACCATCATATACACACATCCTTGTAGCATCTTCCATTGGAATAATTCTTGCTGCTGCTGTGCATTATCGCCTCAAGAAAATCCGTGACCAAAAAATTGTTCCTCACACTAAAGTTACAAATACTGGTCAGATCATTAGGTTTGAGAGCTTTTCTCATTATGTAG CTAGACAAATGGGATTTGGTGATAAGAGGGAATGTCCACATTTGTGCAAATTAGCAGCTGAGTATATAAGAAAATCAGAAGGGTGTGAAGAAGATATATACAACTTCTTTTCTAATGAACCAGATGCTGATTCTCTTTTCATAAAGCTAGTTGAAGAATTTGAGAGATGTATCCTTAGTTACTTTGCATTTCATTGGACCCATGCTTCTCACATGATCAGCCAG ATTTTGAGTGCTGACCATGCAGAGCCAAGAAAGAAGCTGAAAAACATTGTCATGGCTGCCACCAG GGAACAAAGATTTGAAAGGGTAACAAAGAATCTGAAGGTTGCAAGAGTTTTTACAACCTTAGTTGAGGAGATGAAAGCAATAGGGCTTGTTTCAGCAGATGATTCACAGTGTACTGATGTGATGGTTCCAATGGCTCACAAAGATAGAAGCCCTGTCCTCCTCTTTATGGGTGGTGGCATGGGAGCTGGCAAATCCACTGTCCTCAAGGACATTCTCAAGGA ACCATTTTGGGCAGGAGCAGCAGCTAATGCAGTTGTAATAGAGGCAGATGCTTTCAAAGAATCAGATGTCATTTATAAAGCACTTAGCTCTAGGGGTCATCATAATGACATGCTTCAAACTGCTGAATTG GTACATCAGTCATCAACAGATGCAGCATCATCCCTGCTTGTAACAGCACTTAATGAAGGTAGGGATGTGATAATGGATGGTACACTCTCATGGATACCCTTTGTGGTGCAAACTATAACCATGGCCAGAAATGTTCACCGGCGCCGTTACCGCATGGGTGTTGGCTACAAAGTGGAGGATGATGGAACTGTAACTGAGAGCTACTGGGAACAGTTGAATGAAGAACAAGAGGCTACTGATGGAAATAGAAAGAGAAGACCCTATAGAATAGAATTGGTTGGAGTCGTTTGTGATGCTTATTTAGCTGTCATTAGAGGAATAAG GAGAGCTATCATGTGTAGAAGAGCAGTAAGGGTCAATTCACAGCTGAAATCACACAAGAGATTTGCAAGTGCATTCCATACATACTGTCAGCTAGTTGACAATGCAAGATTGTACTCCACTAATGCATTGGAAGGCCCTCCTAAG CTGATAGGGTGGAAGGAGAAAGAAAGGACACTATTAGTTGATCCTGATGAGATAAATGTACTGCAAATGGTTGGAAGGTTGAATGATGGAGCAAACTCTATCTATGAACTTTACAAGAACCCTCATCCAGCTTTTCAAGCAGGCTCTGTTTGGAAAGATATTGTCTTGTCACCTTCTAGGCTGAACATTCAGAAAGAACTCAAGTATTCCATTCAGAAAGTTGAAAGGATGAGAGGCTAG
- the LOC132029515 gene encoding calmodulin calcium-dependent NAD kinase-like isoform X2, whose translation MGFGDKRECPHLCKLAAEYIRKSEGCEEDIYNFFSNEPDADSLFIKLVEEFERCILSYFAFHWTHASHMISQILSADHAEPRKKLKNIVMAATREQRFERVTKNLKVARVFTTLVEEMKAIGLVSADDSQCTDVMVPMAHKDRSPVLLFMGGGMGAGKSTVLKDILKEPFWAGAAANAVVIEADAFKESDVIYKALSSRGHHNDMLQTAELVHQSSTDAASSLLVTALNEGRDVIMDGTLSWIPFVVQTITMARNVHRRRYRMGVGYKVEDDGTVTESYWEQLNEEQEATDGNRKRRPYRIELVGVVCDAYLAVIRGIRRAIMCRRAVRVNSQLKSHKRFASAFHTYCQLVDNARLYSTNALEGPPKLIGWKEKERTLLVDPDEINVLQMVGRLNDGANSIYELYKNPHPAFQAGSVWKDIVLSPSRLNIQKELKYSIQKVERMRG comes from the exons ATGGGATTTGGTGATAAGAGGGAATGTCCACATTTGTGCAAATTAGCAGCTGAGTATATAAGAAAATCAGAAGGGTGTGAAGAAGATATATACAACTTCTTTTCTAATGAACCAGATGCTGATTCTCTTTTCATAAAGCTAGTTGAAGAATTTGAGAGATGTATCCTTAGTTACTTTGCATTTCATTGGACCCATGCTTCTCACATGATCAGCCAG ATTTTGAGTGCTGACCATGCAGAGCCAAGAAAGAAGCTGAAAAACATTGTCATGGCTGCCACCAG GGAACAAAGATTTGAAAGGGTAACAAAGAATCTGAAGGTTGCAAGAGTTTTTACAACCTTAGTTGAGGAGATGAAAGCAATAGGGCTTGTTTCAGCAGATGATTCACAGTGTACTGATGTGATGGTTCCAATGGCTCACAAAGATAGAAGCCCTGTCCTCCTCTTTATGGGTGGTGGCATGGGAGCTGGCAAATCCACTGTCCTCAAGGACATTCTCAAGGA ACCATTTTGGGCAGGAGCAGCAGCTAATGCAGTTGTAATAGAGGCAGATGCTTTCAAAGAATCAGATGTCATTTATAAAGCACTTAGCTCTAGGGGTCATCATAATGACATGCTTCAAACTGCTGAATTG GTACATCAGTCATCAACAGATGCAGCATCATCCCTGCTTGTAACAGCACTTAATGAAGGTAGGGATGTGATAATGGATGGTACACTCTCATGGATACCCTTTGTGGTGCAAACTATAACCATGGCCAGAAATGTTCACCGGCGCCGTTACCGCATGGGTGTTGGCTACAAAGTGGAGGATGATGGAACTGTAACTGAGAGCTACTGGGAACAGTTGAATGAAGAACAAGAGGCTACTGATGGAAATAGAAAGAGAAGACCCTATAGAATAGAATTGGTTGGAGTCGTTTGTGATGCTTATTTAGCTGTCATTAGAGGAATAAG GAGAGCTATCATGTGTAGAAGAGCAGTAAGGGTCAATTCACAGCTGAAATCACACAAGAGATTTGCAAGTGCATTCCATACATACTGTCAGCTAGTTGACAATGCAAGATTGTACTCCACTAATGCATTGGAAGGCCCTCCTAAG CTGATAGGGTGGAAGGAGAAAGAAAGGACACTATTAGTTGATCCTGATGAGATAAATGTACTGCAAATGGTTGGAAGGTTGAATGATGGAGCAAACTCTATCTATGAACTTTACAAGAACCCTCATCCAGCTTTTCAAGCAGGCTCTGTTTGGAAAGATATTGTCTTGTCACCTTCTAGGCTGAACATTCAGAAAGAACTCAAGTATTCCATTCAGAAAGTTGAAAGGATGAGAGGCTAG